A window of Periplaneta americana isolate PAMFEO1 chromosome 7, P.americana_PAMFEO1_priV1, whole genome shotgun sequence contains these coding sequences:
- the rho-7 gene encoding presenilins-associated rhomboid-like protein, mitochondrial isoform X1, protein MGHVRSLFQMRTLSNLCFLDTHGNKCLFSIAHANSVRGFKTTFFRKSRWPTRSSASRPKLEPVEPFEGLKLESGPVHLSRLWKPLCFTICVSSGSFVCAAIWQYENMRSRAISLMKQPGRWLQEKLYGSKKLGLWRQEVNTWWNNLTEGQRLFFPICFLNCLVFFAWRVPHFQGTMVRYFCSNPASRVLCWPMVLSTFSHYSAFHLLANMYVLHSFSSGAVASLGKEQFLGLYMSAGVISSMFSYFHKTITKQPGLSLGASGAIMAVLGYVCTQYPDTKLHIILLPFFTFSAGSAIKVILALDAAGVLLGWKYFDHAAHLGGAACGILWSYWGNTYIWQKREPLLHWWHELREGPIK, encoded by the exons ATGGGACACGTTCGTAGTTTATTTCAGATGCGAACGCTTTCAAATCTATG ttTTCTAGACACACATGGAAATAAATGCCTGTTTTCCATTGCACATGCTAATTCTGTGCGAGGGTTCAAAACCACTTTTTTTCGGAAGTCTCGTTGGCCAACGCGGTCTTCAGCTTCAAGACCAAAATTGGAACCAGTCGAACCATTTGAGGGTTTGAAATTAGAGAGTGGTCCAGTCCATCTTTCAAGGTTATGGAAGCCTCTTTGTTTTACAATATGT GTGAGCTCTGGTAGTTTTGTTTGTGCAGCCATATGGCAATACGAGAATATGAGATCAAGAGCCATCTCTCTTATGAAGCAGCCTGGAAGGTGGCTCCAAGAAAAACTGTATGGAAGTAAAAAACTTGGATTATGGCGTCAGGAAGTGAATACATGGTGGAACAACCTCACTGAAGGACAGCGGCTTTTCTTCCCAATATGTTTTCTGAACTGTTTGGTTTTTTTCGCATGGAGAGTGCCTCATTTTCAAGGCACAATGGTGCGATATTTCTGCTCCAATCCTGCCTCAA GAGTCCTCTGCTGGCCAATGGTGCTGTCCACATTCAGTCATTATTCAGCATTTCATCTCCTGGCAAACATGTATGTTCTACATAGTTTTTCTTCAG GAGCCGTGGCGTCACTTGGAAAGGAGCAGTTTCTTGGCCTGTACATGAGTGCAGGCGTAATTTCATCCATGTTCAGCTACTTTcacaaaacaattacaaaacaaccTGGTCTTTCCCTCGGTGCT TCAGGCGCAATCATGGCTGTGCTAGGATATGTATGCACCCAGTATCCAGACACAAAACTCCACATCATCCTTCTGCCATTCTTCACGTTTAGTGCAGGATCA GCAATTAAAGTCATCCTTGCATTAGACGCTGCTGGGGTGCTACTGGGATGGAAATACTTCGACCATGCTGCTCATCTGGGAGGAGCAGCCTGTGGAAT TTTATGGAGTTACTGGGGTAACACATACATCTGGCAGAAGAGGGAGCCTTTGTTGCATTGGTGGCATGAGTTACGAGAAGGACCTATTAAGTAG
- the rho-7 gene encoding presenilins-associated rhomboid-like protein, mitochondrial isoform X2, with translation MVSSGSFVCAAIWQYENMRSRAISLMKQPGRWLQEKLYGSKKLGLWRQEVNTWWNNLTEGQRLFFPICFLNCLVFFAWRVPHFQGTMVRYFCSNPASRVLCWPMVLSTFSHYSAFHLLANMYVLHSFSSGAVASLGKEQFLGLYMSAGVISSMFSYFHKTITKQPGLSLGASGAIMAVLGYVCTQYPDTKLHIILLPFFTFSAGSAIKVILALDAAGVLLGWKYFDHAAHLGGAACGILWSYWGNTYIWQKREPLLHWWHELREGPIK, from the exons ATG GTGAGCTCTGGTAGTTTTGTTTGTGCAGCCATATGGCAATACGAGAATATGAGATCAAGAGCCATCTCTCTTATGAAGCAGCCTGGAAGGTGGCTCCAAGAAAAACTGTATGGAAGTAAAAAACTTGGATTATGGCGTCAGGAAGTGAATACATGGTGGAACAACCTCACTGAAGGACAGCGGCTTTTCTTCCCAATATGTTTTCTGAACTGTTTGGTTTTTTTCGCATGGAGAGTGCCTCATTTTCAAGGCACAATGGTGCGATATTTCTGCTCCAATCCTGCCTCAA GAGTCCTCTGCTGGCCAATGGTGCTGTCCACATTCAGTCATTATTCAGCATTTCATCTCCTGGCAAACATGTATGTTCTACATAGTTTTTCTTCAG GAGCCGTGGCGTCACTTGGAAAGGAGCAGTTTCTTGGCCTGTACATGAGTGCAGGCGTAATTTCATCCATGTTCAGCTACTTTcacaaaacaattacaaaacaaccTGGTCTTTCCCTCGGTGCT TCAGGCGCAATCATGGCTGTGCTAGGATATGTATGCACCCAGTATCCAGACACAAAACTCCACATCATCCTTCTGCCATTCTTCACGTTTAGTGCAGGATCA GCAATTAAAGTCATCCTTGCATTAGACGCTGCTGGGGTGCTACTGGGATGGAAATACTTCGACCATGCTGCTCATCTGGGAGGAGCAGCCTGTGGAAT TTTATGGAGTTACTGGGGTAACACATACATCTGGCAGAAGAGGGAGCCTTTGTTGCATTGGTGGCATGAGTTACGAGAAGGACCTATTAAGTAG